In Blastopirellula sp. J2-11, a single genomic region encodes these proteins:
- the kdsB gene encoding 3-deoxy-manno-octulosonate cytidylyltransferase, whose translation MSPQAPLRLRLRTAVIIPARLASTRLPHKMLLAETGKPLIQHTYEAAIEALRPEKVVIATDHPSIRDAVLAFGGDVIMTSESCASGTDRLAEAAQQLPEYDLLLNVQGDEPEIASTSIDALIKLMEENPGHNMGTLATPIRDKALLADPACVKVICDETGKALYFSRSQIPFVREWDDAILQAEPPHFLMHLGIYAYRRDFLLRIAAAPRTEVEKLESLEQLRVLSMGESIHVGVVNEASSGIDTPGDYAAFVSRKLAC comes from the coding sequence ATGTCGCCCCAAGCTCCACTTCGTCTCCGTCTTCGTACTGCGGTTATTATCCCGGCTCGTCTGGCGTCGACCCGCTTGCCGCACAAGATGCTGCTGGCCGAAACCGGCAAACCGTTGATCCAACATACTTATGAAGCGGCGATCGAAGCGTTGCGCCCCGAAAAAGTGGTCATTGCGACTGACCACCCGTCAATCCGCGACGCCGTGCTGGCATTTGGCGGCGATGTGATCATGACCAGCGAGTCGTGCGCCAGCGGAACCGATCGTCTGGCCGAAGCGGCCCAGCAATTGCCTGAGTATGACCTGCTGTTAAACGTCCAAGGAGACGAACCCGAGATCGCATCGACCTCGATTGACGCATTGATCAAGCTGATGGAGGAAAACCCGGGCCATAATATGGGAACGCTGGCGACGCCGATCCGCGACAAAGCGCTGCTCGCCGACCCGGCCTGCGTCAAAGTGATCTGCGATGAAACAGGGAAAGCGCTCTATTTCAGCCGGAGCCAGATTCCGTTCGTGCGAGAATGGGATGACGCCATCCTCCAGGCCGAGCCCCCCCACTTTTTGATGCACCTGGGGATTTACGCCTACCGCCGTGATTTTCTGCTACGGATTGCCGCGGCGCCGCGGACCGAGGTCGAAAAGCTGGAAAGCCTGGAACAGCTTCGAGTTCTGTCGATGGGCGAGTCCATTCATGTCGGCGTCGTCAACGAAGCGTCCTCCGGCATTGATACTCCCGGCGACTATGCGGCATTTGTCAGCCGCAAGCTTGCTTGCTAA
- a CDS encoding CTP synthase, translated as MTKHIFVTGGVVSSLGKGLTSASIGMLLEQRGLRVKLQKLDPYINVDPGTMSPYQHGEVYVLDDGSETDLDLGHYERFTNSPLTRDANYTTGQIYLSVINKERRGEFLGKTVQVIPHITNEIKSVIEKLGDEETDVVITEIGGTVGDIESQPFLEAIRQFSLTAGKENCLYIHLTLVPYLKAAAELKTKPTQHSVGQLREIGIQPDILICRTERNLSHDDREKIALFCNVPIEAVIEEKDKDFSIYEVPLSLHENRLDHLIAKKFGFPRGDIDLTQWQEILHTLRNPETEISIAVVGKYAEHKDAYKSIYEAIDHAGIAHRSQIRIGRIQSEAIESEGAERLLSGYDGILVPGGFGERGIEGKVDAIRYARERDIPFLGICLGMQCAAIEFARNVVGLEGAHSTEFSKDSPHPVICLLDEQKNITDKGGTMRLGAQDCSLVPGTHAHEAYGHESINERHRHRYEFNNKYREQFAKHGLRFSGLKPDGSLVEIIENENHPWFVAVQFHPEFKSKPIKAQPLFASFVAAAIVRRSKSAPNASPTEETAET; from the coding sequence ATGACCAAGCATATTTTCGTGACCGGCGGCGTGGTCAGTTCACTCGGCAAAGGGTTGACCAGCGCTTCCATCGGCATGCTGCTCGAGCAACGCGGGCTGCGCGTGAAACTGCAAAAGCTCGACCCCTATATCAATGTCGACCCCGGCACGATGAGCCCCTATCAGCACGGCGAAGTCTATGTGCTGGACGACGGCAGCGAAACCGACTTGGACCTGGGACATTACGAGCGCTTCACCAATAGCCCTCTGACCCGCGACGCCAATTACACGACGGGCCAGATCTATCTTTCGGTCATCAACAAAGAACGCCGCGGCGAGTTCCTGGGCAAAACCGTCCAGGTGATCCCCCACATCACCAACGAAATCAAAAGCGTCATCGAGAAGCTCGGGGACGAAGAAACCGATGTCGTGATCACCGAGATCGGCGGCACGGTCGGCGATATCGAAAGCCAACCGTTTCTCGAAGCGATTCGGCAATTCTCGCTGACCGCCGGCAAAGAGAACTGTCTCTATATCCACCTGACGCTGGTCCCTTATCTCAAGGCGGCCGCCGAACTGAAGACCAAGCCGACCCAGCACTCCGTCGGTCAATTGCGCGAAATCGGTATCCAGCCCGACATCTTGATTTGCCGTACCGAACGCAATCTGAGTCATGACGATCGCGAAAAGATCGCCCTGTTCTGCAATGTGCCGATCGAAGCGGTCATCGAAGAGAAAGACAAAGACTTCTCGATCTATGAAGTCCCCTTGAGTCTGCACGAGAACCGGCTCGATCACCTGATCGCCAAAAAGTTTGGTTTTCCTCGCGGCGATATCGATCTGACGCAGTGGCAAGAGATCTTGCACACGCTCCGTAATCCGGAGACCGAAATCAGCATCGCCGTCGTCGGCAAATACGCCGAACACAAAGACGCCTACAAGTCGATCTACGAAGCGATCGATCACGCTGGAATCGCCCATCGCTCGCAAATCCGCATCGGCCGCATTCAAAGCGAAGCGATCGAATCGGAAGGCGCCGAACGTTTGCTCTCTGGATACGACGGCATTCTGGTTCCCGGCGGGTTTGGCGAACGCGGTATTGAAGGCAAAGTCGATGCGATCCGCTACGCTCGCGAGCGCGACATTCCGTTCCTGGGCATTTGCCTGGGGATGCAGTGCGCCGCGATCGAGTTCGCCCGCAATGTGGTTGGCCTGGAAGGAGCTCATTCGACCGAGTTCTCTAAAGACTCGCCGCACCCGGTGATTTGCTTGCTCGACGAGCAAAAGAACATCACCGACAAAGGGGGGACCATGCGACTGGGCGCCCAAGATTGCTCGTTGGTTCCCGGCACCCACGCGCACGAAGCGTACGGCCACGAATCGATCAACGAGCGGCATCGCCATCGCTATGAGTTCAACAACAAATATCGCGAGCAGTTCGCCAAGCACGGGCTGCGATTCTCGGGACTAAAACCGGATGGCTCGCTGGTCGAGATCATCGAGAACGAAAACCACCCCTGGTTTGTCGCGGTCCAGTTCCATCCCGAATTCAAATCGAAACCGATTAAGGCGCAGCCGCTCTTCGCCAGCTTTGTCGCCGCCGCAATTGTGCGCCGCAGCAAGTCGGCGCCCAACGCTTCACCGACCGAAGAAACAGCCGAAACGTAA
- a CDS encoding DUF1844 domain-containing protein, whose product MNGDSEAEKKIIVDSDWKEQVEQEKEKLRAEDAPEAPPAAEEPAAAAPSDNSAKFDPSKLPPPDFRMLISMLATQAFAALGQIPHPETGQAMVELPLAKHMIDLLGVIDEKTKGNLSPDEAEMLEHALHDLRMGYFAMSQQAQK is encoded by the coding sequence ATGAACGGCGACTCCGAAGCAGAAAAAAAGATCATCGTCGACTCGGACTGGAAAGAACAGGTCGAGCAAGAGAAGGAAAAACTACGCGCCGAAGATGCGCCCGAAGCGCCGCCAGCAGCGGAAGAACCGGCCGCCGCTGCTCCTTCCGACAACAGCGCCAAGTTTGATCCCAGCAAACTCCCGCCGCCCGATTTCCGGATGCTCATCTCGATGCTGGCCACCCAGGCCTTCGCCGCGCTGGGACAAATCCCTCATCCCGAAACAGGCCAAGCCATGGTCGAGTTGCCGCTGGCAAAACACATGATCGACCTGCTGGGCGTGATTGACGAAAAGACCAAAGGCAATCTCTCGCCCGACGAAGCGGAGATGCTAGAACACGCACTGCACGATCTACGCATGGGCTACTTTGCGATGTCGCAGCAAGCGCAGAAGTAA
- a CDS encoding sulfatase, which translates to MKKAFSYLVFALLICRAVSAAPPNIVFILVDDLAWADLGCYGHAWHRTPNIDRLSETGVRFTNAYASAPICSASRASILTGKTTARLGFEFVTKNEPGIQQVDTITQLTAPPLTLNLALEEETIAERIAALGYETAFFGKWHLNQHHRRYLGWSPKFGPAQQGFEVAEEDFGAHPYAWGKSPPQAVDQSGKFVEDSMVKRVCRYIGQPHERPYFVMASSFYVHTPVKSPYRWLLKQYAETIPADAPNRQKRIAYAAFLETLDHHVGQIVKAVEATEEADNTLIVFFSDNGGHPAYTANAPLRGSKWNLYEGGIRAPLIARWAKKTKANSRCDVPVIGYDLTPTFINAAGGTATQADGRAIDLANVDSLALEPRNLLWHFPYYHPETGYASALPAIGIDDFAVSQTRPQSALRRGKYKLLWFAEDKHVELYDLQADLSEQVDLSRQLPEKTSELRKELMRTLQQQQARMATPRLQTSNPNR; encoded by the coding sequence GTGAAAAAGGCATTTTCCTACCTGGTCTTTGCGTTGCTGATTTGTCGTGCCGTCTCGGCGGCGCCGCCCAACATCGTCTTTATCTTGGTCGATGATTTGGCATGGGCCGATTTGGGATGCTACGGACACGCATGGCATCGCACCCCGAACATCGATCGCTTGTCTGAAACCGGCGTGCGGTTCACCAACGCTTATGCTTCGGCCCCGATCTGCTCCGCCTCGCGGGCAAGCATTTTGACGGGGAAAACGACTGCCCGACTCGGATTCGAGTTTGTCACGAAGAACGAGCCGGGAATTCAACAAGTCGATACGATCACGCAGCTTACAGCGCCGCCGCTGACCCTCAACCTTGCACTGGAAGAAGAGACCATCGCCGAGCGGATCGCTGCGTTGGGCTATGAGACCGCCTTCTTTGGAAAATGGCATCTCAATCAGCACCACCGTCGATATCTCGGCTGGAGCCCCAAGTTTGGCCCAGCCCAGCAAGGATTTGAAGTCGCCGAGGAAGACTTCGGAGCGCATCCCTATGCTTGGGGCAAATCGCCTCCCCAGGCTGTCGATCAATCAGGGAAATTCGTCGAAGATTCGATGGTCAAGCGGGTCTGTCGCTACATCGGCCAGCCCCATGAACGCCCTTACTTTGTGATGGCTTCGTCGTTTTACGTCCATACGCCGGTGAAGTCCCCCTATCGTTGGCTATTGAAGCAGTATGCCGAAACGATACCTGCGGATGCTCCGAACCGGCAAAAGCGAATTGCCTACGCCGCCTTCCTGGAAACGCTGGATCATCACGTCGGCCAGATTGTGAAAGCAGTCGAAGCGACCGAGGAAGCCGACAACACGCTCATCGTCTTCTTCTCCGACAATGGAGGCCATCCTGCGTACACCGCGAATGCGCCGCTTCGGGGTTCCAAGTGGAATCTCTACGAAGGGGGGATTCGCGCACCGTTGATCGCTCGCTGGGCCAAGAAAACCAAAGCCAATTCTCGCTGCGACGTTCCGGTCATCGGCTATGACTTGACGCCCACCTTTATCAACGCGGCAGGCGGAACGGCTACGCAAGCGGACGGCCGGGCAATCGATCTGGCGAACGTGGATTCACTCGCTTTGGAGCCGCGAAACCTACTGTGGCATTTTCCGTATTACCATCCAGAAACGGGATATGCGTCCGCATTGCCGGCCATCGGAATCGATGATTTTGCGGTCAGCCAAACGCGCCCTCAATCAGCGCTCCGCCGCGGGAAATACAAATTGCTATGGTTTGCCGAGGACAAGCATGTCGAGCTTTATGACCTGCAAGCCGACTTGTCTGAGCAAGTCGATCTAAGCCGACAACTGCCGGAGAAAACGTCCGAACTGCGGAAAGAACTGATGCGGACATTGCAGCAACAGCAGGCCCGCATGGCGACTCCGCGTCTTCAGACCAGCAATCCCAATCGGTAA
- a CDS encoding DUF1559 domain-containing protein, translating into MKLRTRFHQGFTLVELLVVIAIIGVLIALLLPAVQQAREAARRMSCSNNLKQMGIALHNYHDTLGSFPAGYISAKTDINYSASNWCDSMSTPVHGGHAPWTVLLLPFIEQQNMYDQFAWDGNVYEHRFFDPGGQDVPSPNKDVLVPMEAYQCPSDAKIGENALRASYRGVQGGGPDSDSSCQGHSSNVRRFYTNGTLYVNSKTRFADITDGTSNVMVIGENNHPHDSVGFSWAASGKNDSNGLPVCLTGFRYQLNANPSGSWESFTSAFRSDHPGGAQFLFNDGSVHFLAETTDLTISQNLSKRSDGLPIGGYSP; encoded by the coding sequence ATGAAACTTCGTACTCGCTTTCACCAGGGATTTACGCTGGTCGAACTCTTGGTAGTGATCGCTATCATCGGCGTTTTGATCGCCTTGTTGTTGCCAGCGGTGCAACAAGCGCGTGAGGCGGCGCGTCGCATGAGCTGTAGCAACAATTTGAAGCAAATGGGTATCGCGCTGCACAATTATCACGATACTCTCGGCAGCTTCCCCGCAGGCTATATCTCAGCCAAGACCGACATCAATTACAGCGCAAGTAATTGGTGCGACAGTATGAGCACGCCGGTTCACGGCGGTCATGCTCCTTGGACCGTTCTGCTGCTGCCGTTTATCGAACAGCAGAACATGTATGACCAATTCGCGTGGGATGGGAATGTCTACGAGCATCGCTTCTTCGATCCAGGCGGCCAAGATGTGCCGAGTCCCAACAAGGATGTTCTGGTTCCGATGGAAGCTTATCAATGTCCTTCCGACGCCAAGATTGGGGAGAACGCGCTGCGAGCCAGTTATCGCGGCGTGCAAGGAGGTGGTCCCGATAGCGATTCCTCGTGCCAGGGACATTCGTCGAACGTGCGCCGCTTTTACACCAACGGCACGCTCTATGTGAATTCGAAGACTCGTTTTGCTGACATTACCGACGGAACGTCGAACGTCATGGTCATCGGCGAAAACAACCATCCGCACGACTCCGTCGGCTTTTCCTGGGCGGCCAGCGGCAAGAACGATAGCAATGGGCTGCCGGTCTGTCTGACTGGATTCCGCTATCAACTAAACGCCAACCCGTCCGGCAGTTGGGAGAGCTTCACCAGTGCGTTTCGCAGCGATCATCCCGGCGGGGCGCAATTCTTGTTCAACGACGGATCGGTTCATTTTCTGGCCGAAACGACCGATCTAACGATCTCGCAAAACCTCTCCAAGCGTTCCGATGGACTTCCCATCGGAGGTTATTCGCCTTAA
- a CDS encoding division/cell wall cluster transcriptional repressor MraZ, which produces MASADFILGEFNRKIDERFRLSIPTELADPLCENSTDLILVKERPGCLSLWNSTHWKAKLDAGVNLVKAKIDAGRLEGRTADVQMLGRLLSTRHRNVQLAAKGRLLIPEGFREFLGVEAGGEVLIVGAAICVEIWRTDAWLANLEQQMPEFGGLLDTLSS; this is translated from the coding sequence ATGGCCAGCGCAGACTTCATCCTGGGGGAATTCAATCGCAAGATTGACGAACGATTTCGTTTGTCGATTCCGACCGAATTAGCGGATCCGCTTTGTGAGAATTCGACCGACCTGATCCTGGTCAAAGAGCGACCGGGCTGTCTCAGTTTGTGGAACTCCACCCACTGGAAAGCCAAGCTCGATGCAGGGGTCAACTTGGTGAAAGCCAAGATAGACGCAGGACGGTTAGAAGGTCGCACCGCCGACGTCCAGATGCTGGGTCGCCTGCTATCGACTCGCCATCGCAACGTGCAGTTGGCGGCCAAAGGGCGGCTGTTGATTCCGGAAGGATTTCGCGAGTTTTTAGGAGTCGAAGCAGGCGGAGAAGTGCTGATCGTTGGCGCCGCTATTTGCGTAGAGATTTGGCGAACCGACGCTTGGCTGGCGAACCTAGAGCAACAGATGCCTGAGTTCGGCGGACTTCTCGATACCTTGTCGAGCTAA
- a CDS encoding beta-ketoacyl-[acyl-carrier-protein] synthase family protein: MISHLPTEPVVITGIGMITSVGQDRESTWRAVQRGECGIRRMTGLTPIPDNLVLGAPVDLPNMNRDIMKPMLLNNITAEEAILDSNVDLTDVDLERFGCAISGHMGDAAGRSIIEDRPVNWITTGVNWWNQLYPNTSCGQIANRYGLMGPRICHSTACASGLVDMMSAVRAIRDNQCDIALVGSGESIDPLFAAGFRSMRVLSDSDDPKNSCRPFDKQRNGFVMGEGSAMFVIERLSHAVARGAKIYAEILGCRCLSEAHHVTGLDMESVALERLITDTMRVSDLSPRDIEYINCHGTGTKQNDINEIRGIRAAFGIQAQRTCVSSLKSMLGHLVNASGSVELALTTLALRDGFVPPTSNLRNPDPECDLDCIPQVGRHLKAQHAMKLSVAFGGHLVAVAIRRWNDAASGYGYPELRRAA; encoded by the coding sequence GTGATTTCGCATCTCCCTACAGAACCTGTCGTCATTACCGGGATCGGCATGATCACTTCGGTCGGTCAGGATCGTGAGTCGACATGGCGCGCCGTACAGCGTGGAGAATGCGGCATCCGGCGCATGACTGGCCTGACGCCGATCCCAGACAACCTGGTCTTGGGAGCTCCGGTCGATCTGCCGAACATGAATCGCGACATCATGAAACCGATGTTGCTAAATAACATTACGGCGGAAGAAGCGATCCTCGATTCCAACGTGGACCTGACCGATGTCGATCTAGAACGCTTTGGTTGCGCCATCAGCGGTCACATGGGAGACGCCGCCGGACGCAGCATTATCGAAGATCGCCCCGTCAACTGGATCACCACCGGCGTAAACTGGTGGAATCAGCTTTACCCGAACACTTCCTGCGGTCAGATCGCCAATCGATATGGCTTGATGGGCCCTCGCATTTGCCATTCGACCGCATGCGCCAGCGGGCTAGTCGATATGATGAGCGCTGTCCGCGCCATTCGCGACAATCAATGCGACATCGCACTGGTCGGCAGCGGAGAATCGATTGATCCTCTCTTCGCCGCCGGATTCCGCAGCATGCGAGTACTCTCCGACAGCGACGATCCGAAAAACTCGTGCCGCCCTTTTGACAAGCAACGCAACGGCTTTGTAATGGGAGAAGGCTCGGCGATGTTCGTAATCGAACGTCTCAGCCATGCCGTCGCTCGCGGCGCCAAAATTTACGCTGAGATCCTCGGCTGCCGCTGTCTTTCGGAAGCGCATCACGTGACGGGGCTCGATATGGAAAGCGTGGCCCTCGAGCGCTTGATCACCGACACGATGCGCGTCAGTGATTTGAGCCCGCGTGACATTGAATACATCAACTGCCACGGAACCGGCACCAAACAAAACGACATCAACGAAATCCGCGGCATTCGCGCCGCATTTGGGATTCAAGCGCAGCGAACTTGCGTCAGCAGTTTGAAATCGATGCTCGGCCATCTGGTTAACGCATCAGGAAGCGTCGAGTTGGCGCTCACCACGCTCGCGCTGCGTGACGGCTTTGTGCCGCCGACGTCGAACCTGCGAAACCCAGATCCCGAGTGCGATCTCGACTGCATTCCGCAAGTCGGCCGGCACCTGAAAGCGCAGCATGCGATGAAACTTTCGGTCGCTTTTGGCGGGCATCTGGTTGCGGTTGCGATTCGCCGCTGGAACGACGCCGCCTCGGGCTACGGTTATCCCGAACTTCGCCGCGCGGCGTAA
- a CDS encoding type 1 glutamine amidotransferase domain-containing protein — protein sequence MSDSLKGKRIAILATDGFEQVELTQPMEALRAAGADVELISPTLDNIQGMHHDQPGEKFSVDYAINQVDSGRYDGLVLPGGVANPDSLRTDPRCIEFIRDFFEQHKPVAAICHGPWTLIEADVVRGRKMTSWPSLRTDLLNAGAEWLDQECVVDDGLITSRKPDDLPAFCGKLIEEFIGGHPVGQTT from the coding sequence ATGTCCGACTCGTTGAAGGGAAAACGAATCGCAATTCTCGCAACCGACGGTTTCGAACAAGTGGAATTGACCCAGCCGATGGAAGCCCTCCGCGCTGCGGGAGCCGATGTCGAATTGATTTCGCCGACCTTGGACAATATTCAAGGGATGCATCACGATCAGCCGGGGGAGAAGTTCTCGGTCGATTACGCGATCAATCAAGTTGATTCGGGCCGCTATGATGGGCTAGTTCTGCCGGGTGGAGTCGCCAACCCTGACTCCCTGCGTACCGATCCGCGCTGCATTGAGTTCATTCGTGACTTCTTTGAGCAGCACAAACCGGTGGCGGCGATCTGTCATGGTCCCTGGACGCTGATCGAAGCCGATGTGGTGCGAGGGCGAAAGATGACCTCCTGGCCTAGCCTGCGAACTGATCTGCTGAACGCCGGCGCCGAATGGCTCGATCAAGAATGCGTGGTCGACGACGGTCTGATCACCAGTCGCAAACCAGACGACCTGCCGGCCTTCTGCGGCAAGCTGATCGAAGAGTTCATCGGCGGTCATCCTGTCGGGCAGACCACGTAG
- a CDS encoding DoxX family protein: MTPSASRFLTVAALFVRVALAASFLSAVADRFGIWTQLGSGEVAWGNMDNFLAYTQMLLWYLPSSVVTIAGWTATILEIVIAAALLLGVAIRPTAIASGALLLVFAVSMTFGTGPEGPLSFSVWTAAAASLLLAAIDPQATGPGLRPS; the protein is encoded by the coding sequence GTGACTCCATCCGCATCTCGTTTCCTGACGGTCGCCGCTCTCTTTGTTCGCGTTGCGCTAGCGGCTTCCTTTTTGTCTGCAGTCGCCGATCGTTTTGGGATCTGGACCCAACTGGGCTCAGGCGAAGTCGCCTGGGGAAACATGGACAACTTTCTCGCTTACACGCAGATGTTGCTGTGGTACCTGCCGTCGAGCGTGGTGACCATCGCCGGTTGGACGGCGACCATACTTGAAATCGTGATCGCGGCAGCGCTGCTGTTGGGCGTAGCGATTCGCCCCACGGCGATCGCCAGCGGTGCTCTGCTGTTGGTATTCGCAGTCAGTATGACCTTTGGCACTGGCCCTGAAGGACCGCTTTCGTTCTCGGTGTGGACGGCCGCGGCGGCTTCGCTGTTGCTCGCAGCGATCGATCCCCAAGCGACCGGGCCCGGCCTCCGGCCCTCCTAA
- a CDS encoding diguanylate cyclase, whose product MNDFIRLLLVEDNDADARIIQFHLETCSDIRALVDRVGTLSDAIAATHDHSYDVLIVDMGLPDCSGLANVTRLREAAPTATIIVLTADDDDEDALEAIRHGAQEYLSKQQLRGPLLTRAIRHSLTRQQHLLTAQSQAMTDALTGIGNRRAFEREMARRIHEYQRHDVPFCLTIFDIDHFKKINDQWGHDIGDKTLRVLAESLYNEVRATDMVTRLGGEEFAVIFVATQLAEALKVSHRARAKIGQQCGARIQDEMQLTISGGVAEVAPGDDLRSLLNRADEALYVAKNSGRDRCLAHDGTLISAEVAEMTAT is encoded by the coding sequence ATGAACGATTTTATTCGATTGCTATTGGTCGAAGACAACGATGCCGATGCCCGAATTATTCAATTTCATCTAGAAACTTGCTCGGATATTCGGGCTTTGGTCGATCGCGTGGGCACGCTCAGCGATGCGATCGCGGCGACGCATGACCACAGCTACGACGTGCTGATCGTTGACATGGGACTGCCCGATTGCAGCGGTCTGGCGAATGTGACCCGCTTGAGAGAAGCGGCTCCGACGGCGACGATTATCGTGCTGACCGCCGATGACGATGATGAAGACGCGCTCGAGGCGATTCGCCACGGCGCACAAGAGTATCTCTCGAAACAACAGTTGCGCGGGCCGCTGTTGACTCGCGCCATTCGCCATTCGCTCACGCGCCAGCAGCATTTGCTCACCGCACAATCGCAAGCGATGACAGACGCGTTGACCGGCATCGGAAATCGTCGTGCGTTCGAACGAGAAATGGCTCGTCGGATTCATGAATATCAGCGACACGACGTCCCCTTCTGTTTGACGATTTTTGACATTGATCACTTCAAAAAGATCAATGACCAATGGGGGCATGACATCGGCGACAAGACGTTGCGCGTCCTCGCCGAAAGTCTTTACAACGAAGTCCGCGCCACCGATATGGTGACGCGACTGGGGGGCGAAGAATTCGCCGTCATTTTTGTGGCGACGCAACTAGCCGAAGCGCTGAAGGTTTCGCATCGAGCCCGGGCCAAAATCGGCCAGCAGTGCGGCGCTCGGATTCAGGATGAAATGCAACTGACCATTAGCGGCGGCGTAGCGGAAGTAGCGCCTGGCGATGATCTGCGTTCTCTTTTGAATCGAGCCGACGAAGCGCTCTACGTCGCTAAAAATAGTGGCCGCGACCGCTGTCTGGCTCATGACGGCACGCTCATCTCCGCCGAAGTCGCGGAAATGACCGCTACTTGA
- a CDS encoding 2OG-Fe(II) oxygenase produces the protein MTTDRLQLDWTSIGDQLDAYGCAIVDLLSPDECTAQIASFEDDTLFRKHVIMEQHGYGRGEYKYFADPLPARIAQLRSTLYPGLSAIANRWNDALKSDVQFPATHAQFLERCHQAGQLKPTPLLLRYETDDFNCLHQDVYGEHVFPLQVAILLNRVGVDFEGGEFVITEQRAPEQSRAEVVPLQLGQGVIFPVRERPVPSANGFDPVLMRHGVSRLRSGRRHTLGIIFHDAA, from the coding sequence ATGACCACCGACAGACTGCAACTCGATTGGACTTCCATCGGCGACCAACTTGACGCCTATGGCTGTGCGATCGTTGATTTGTTGTCGCCGGACGAATGTACGGCGCAAATCGCTTCATTCGAGGATGATACGCTGTTTCGCAAGCATGTGATCATGGAGCAGCATGGATATGGCCGAGGGGAGTACAAATATTTCGCCGATCCCTTGCCGGCACGGATTGCCCAACTGCGATCGACGCTCTATCCCGGCTTGTCTGCGATCGCAAATCGTTGGAACGACGCTTTGAAAAGTGACGTTCAATTTCCCGCAACGCACGCCCAATTCTTAGAACGCTGTCATCAAGCTGGCCAGTTAAAGCCGACGCCGTTGTTGCTGCGTTACGAGACCGATGACTTTAATTGCTTGCACCAGGATGTTTATGGCGAGCATGTTTTTCCGCTGCAAGTTGCGATTCTCTTAAATCGCGTCGGCGTCGATTTCGAAGGCGGCGAGTTTGTCATCACCGAGCAGCGCGCGCCGGAACAGTCGCGAGCCGAGGTCGTTCCGCTGCAGCTAGGGCAAGGAGTCATCTTCCCCGTTCGAGAACGTCCCGTGCCGAGCGCCAACGGTTTTGACCCGGTCCTGATGCGGCACGGCGTCAGTCGATTGCGGTCCGGTCGCCGACATACTTTGGGAATCATCTTTCACGACGCGGCGTAG